A stretch of DNA from Microbacterium saperdae:
CTGGGCGGCGAGTGGGACCGCATCTCGATGTACGAGTCGCTCTCCACCGTCTCGGGTCGCACGGTCACGCCGCAGGACGCGGTCGAGGACCTGATCGCCTTCGCCGAGGCCAGTGGTGTCGACATCCCGCCGCAGGCCACGCACGGCAAGCTGGTGGAAGAGCTGTGGGAGCACTTCGTGAAGGGCGACCTCGTCCGGCCGACGTTCGTGATGGACTTCCCCGTCGACACCTCTCCGTTGGTGCGCGAGCACCGCTCGATCGACGGTGTCGTGGAGAAGTGGGACCTGTACATCCGCGGATTCGAGCTCGCGACCGGATACTCCGAGCTCGTCGACCCCGTGATCCAGCGCGAACGCTTCGTCGAACAGGCGAAGCTCGCCGCCCGCGGCGACGTCGAGGCCATGCCCATCGATGAGGAGTTCCTGCGGGCCCTCGAGCACGGCATGCCGCCGTCCGGAGGCATGGGCATGGGCATCGACCGGCTGCTCATGGCGATCACGGGACTCGGCATCCGCGAGACCATCCTCTTCCCCCTGGTCAAGTAGCGCTGCCGGCCGCAGCCGCACCGCCTCGCCGGAACGTCCATTCCGGCAGGACGGCGGCGTCGACCATCGTGCGCAGCAGCGCGGCAAGTCCGTACTGCGGGTCGATGTCGCGCACGAGGTCGAGGTAGTGGCCCGCATGGCTCGAGCGGCCCAGCGCCCATGACAGCCACGCCGCTGCCGTGAGAGGCCCCGGCCGACAGGCGCGCGGCGCGGCGGCGGCCGCGTACCGCACGACCTCGAGCGCCAGCCGGAGACGGTCGGGGTCCGGGGCGGGTCCCATGCCCAGGAAGACAGCGCCCAGATCGTCCGAGATCATGCGGCCATCCCGCGCGAACGCCAGCTGCGCCTGGAGCGTACGGATCCCGCCGTCGACGCCGGTCGCCCACTGCGCGAGGGCGACGTCACGGAAGACAGGTCGATCGAGGCACCACAGCAGGGCGCCTGTCGCGGACACCGGTGTCGCGTCGGGATGCTCGAGAAGCGCCTCGAAGAACGCCGGGATGTCGGCGAGTGCGGCGATCCCCGCGAGGGCTGCCGGGCCCTCCCTGCCGGTCAACGGACCGATCGCGTCGTGATCGAGCAGTTCGCCGATCTCGCGCAGTGCGCGGGCGACCCGTTCCTTTCTGGCGAGGTCGGCCACCGGCAGCGCTGTTCCCGCCAGCTGGTCGCCCGCGACATCTCCGAGCCCGGGTACCTCCGGCACGGGCGCGAGATCGCCGAGATCGCCCAGAAGCGGCTCATCGGCCAGATAGCTCGACCATCCGCGCGGCGTCACGCACAGGGCATCGACGATCCGGAGCCCCGCGTCCTCTGCGCGCCACAGCAGCTCGTCGACGGCGACCGCGACCGGCAGCACGAGCCCATCGGACGTGCTCTCCGGGCCCTCGTCGGAGTAGACGACCACGGCGACGGCATCCGTTCCGGACACACGGGCGATGAGGCCGACCGCGGCGTCGGCGTAGGCCTCGAGGTCGGTGTCGCCCGACGGGAGGTCGAGGCGCATCGCTCCGTGGGTACGGGAGCCCTGGAACGGCAGGAGAACGACGCTGCGGCGAGGGGTGAACCCGGCGAGGGCCGGAACGATGCCGAGGAAATCGGCGGAATCTGAGGCGCGGAGAACTGTGGTCATGACCCGAGTATCGGGGCCGTGGCGCAGTCGCCGGAGCGGAATCGGGCGATGTGGATGGAATCCGTCGCGGGCCGGAGATGGGGACGAAGAGTCGAGGAGGGCGATCGCCGCGTACCATGGGGGTATGGAGAATTTCTGGCTCGCAGTGGCATGGTCGCTCCTGCCGACCGTCGGCGTCAGCATCGTCTTCTTCATGGTCGTCCGCGGCATCCTCCGCTTCGACCGCACCGAGCGCAAAGTGCACGCGCAGATCGAGGCAGAAGAGCGCGCGGCGCGAGGCCTCCCTCCCCGCTCCTGAGCGAGGTCGCACCCATCGGCTACTGTGTAGCCAGCGCGCGGGAGACCGTGCAGACCTGTCGCGATCGTCGACGCAGGGGTGAGGGGACACGATGACCGCGGAGACCTGGGGATGGTGGATCGCCGCATTCCTCCTGGTGCTCGACCTCGTGATCCGTGCGACGGCGATCATCGTCATCCCGCGCAATCGTCGACCCACCGCCGCGATGGCCTGGTTGCTCGCGGTGTTCTTCATCCCTTTCGTCGGCGTCTTCCTCTTCCTCCTGATCGGAAACCCTCGCCTGCCGCGTGCGAGAAGGCGCAAACAGGATCAGATCAACGAGTACATCGCCGAGACCAGCGAGAACCTCCACTTCGGCACCCTGCGTCCGAATGCTCCCGCATGGTTCGGGCCCGTCGTGCAGATGAACCAGAAGCTCGGAGCACTGCCGCTCTCCGGCGACAACGGGGCGCACCTCATCTCGGACTACCAGGAATCGCTCGACGAGATGGCGGAGGCCATCCGCACGGCGCAGGAGTACGTGCACGTCGAGTTCTACATCCTGCAGTCCGATGAGGCGACCGACAACTTCTTCCGGGCGCTCGAAGAGGTCTGCGCGCGCGGCGTCGAAGTACGCGTGCTCCTGGACCACTGGGCGAACCGGTGGAAGCCGCGCTACCGCGAGACGGTGCGCCGCCTCGACGCGATGGGAGCCGACTGGCACCTGATGCTGCCGGTGCAGCCGCTGAAGGGGCGCATGCAGCGTCCCGACCTGCGCAACCACCGCAAGCTCCTCGTCGTCGACGGCGTGGTGGCTTTCCTCGGCTCGCAGAACGTGACGGACTCGACCTACAACCTCCCCAAGAACATCAAGCGCGGTCTGCACTGGGTCGATCTGATGGTCCGTCTCGACGGCCCTGTCGTGCTGAGCGTCAACGCGATCTTCGTCGCCGACTGGTACAGCGAGACCGACACGGTGCTGGAAGGCATCGACATCACGCACGCCGACATCGGCTCGGGCGACCTCGACTGCCAGGTCGTGCCCTCCGGCCCCGGGTTCGAGGTCGAGAACAACCTCCGCCTGTTCCTCGGGCTGCTGTACGCGGCGAAGAAGCGCATCATGATCGTCAGCCCGTACTTCGTCCCCGATGAGGCTCTGTTGCTGGCGGTCACGGCCGCCGTCGATCGCGGCGTCAACGTCGAGCTCTTCGTGTCGGAAGAGGGCGACCAGGCGATGGTCTACCACGCGCAGCGGAGCTACTACGAGGTGCTGCTCAAGGCCGGCGTCCGCATCTGGATGTACCGCAAGCCGTACATCCTGCACACCAAGAGTCTGACGATCGACGACGAGGTCGCGGTGATCGGGTCCAGCAACATGGACATGCGCTCGTTCGGTCTGAACCTCGAGGTCTCGATGCTCGTCCGCGGCGAGGAGTTCGTCACGGAGATGCGTGAGGTCGAGGACAAGTACCGTTCCCTGAGCCGTGAGCTGACGCTGGAGGAGTGGATGCAGCAGCCGCTGCGCTCCACCGTGCTCGACAACCTCGCGCGGCTCACCTCCGCCCTGCAGTAGCCGCACGCGCAGGCCGTTCTCCTGCGGCGCCCGCGTGCGACCCTCGGATACGACGATGCCGCGGGAACCAGCTCAGCGCTGACTCCCGCGGCATCGCGGTGGGGGATCAGATCACTCGGCGACGGGGATCGCCTGTGCCTTCAGGGTCGAGATCGTCGACTCCTGGGCGGACTGCAGCGACTCGAGCAGGGTGCCCTGACCCGTGACCGCCTTCTGGAAGCCGTCCGACACGTCGGCGTAGGTCTGCGTCATGGTCGGTCCCCACACGAAGTCGGGGTTGACCTGCGACGCGGCCTCGGCGAAGACGTCGTAGATGGCCTGGCCGCCGTAGAATTCGACGCCCTCCTTGAGCGATGCGAGGTTCAGCCCGTCGGTCGTCGCCGGGTAGATGTTGGCCGACTTGTTCAGTGCGGTCAGCGCCTCGTCTGAGGTGTTCAGCCACAGCGCGAACTTGGTGGCCTCGTACAGGTGCTCGGTGCCCTTGAAGACCGCGACCGAGGAGCCGCCCCAGTTGCCCGAGCTCTTGCCGCCCTCTTCCCACTGCGGGGATGCCGCGACGGACCACTTGCCCGCGGTGTCAGGCGCGCCGCTCGCGATGGAGTTGGCACCCCAGACGGCGGAGTTCCACGACCACACCTCGCCGGAGTTGTAGGCGTTGTTCCACTCCTCGGTCCAGGCCGGGTACGTGGAGACGAGGTCCTCGTCGAGGAGCTCCTGCCAGTACTCCGCGACCTGCGTGGTCGCGTCGCCGGTCAGGTCGACGGTCCACTCCTCACCGTCGTTGGCGAACCAGCCGCCGTTGTTCTGCCACACGAAACCGGCGAACTGGTTGATGTCGGCGGTGGAGAAGTTGGTGATGTATCCACCGGCCGCACGGATCTTCACCGCGGCGGCCTTGTACTCCTCCCACGTGGTGGGGACGTCGATGCCGTTCGCCTCGAACAGGTCGGAGCGGTAGAAGAGCGCCATGGGACCGGAGTCCTGCGGGATGCCGTAGACGCCGTCCTCGCTGCCGAGGGTGACCTGGCCCCAGGTCCACGGGATGAACTCGTCTTCCGCAGCGACGACGTCCTCGCACGCGGAGAGGTCGGCGAGACCGTCCTGCACGCGGAAGCTCGACAGTGCGTCGTACTCGATCTGGCCCAGGTCGGGAGCGTTGCCGGCCTTGAGCTGGCTGAAGAAGCTCTGGTAGGTGCCGGAGTTGCCGTTCGGTCCGGTCTGGACCTTCACCTGGATGTCGGGGT
This window harbors:
- a CDS encoding ABC transporter substrate-binding protein; the encoded protein is MQHTKRAVATGVALLSAIALAGCAAGSGTEGSTDAATCTPADGKVTLEFTSWIPGIEDVAAMWNEENPDIQVKVQTGPNGNSGTYQSFFSQLKAGNAPDLGQIEYDALSSFRVQDGLADLSACEDVVAAEDEFIPWTWGQVTLGSEDGVYGIPQDSGPMALFYRSDLFEANGIDVPTTWEEYKAAAVKIRAAGGYITNFSTADINQFAGFVWQNNGGWFANDGEEWTVDLTGDATTQVAEYWQELLDEDLVSTYPAWTEEWNNAYNSGEVWSWNSAVWGANSIASGAPDTAGKWSVAASPQWEEGGKSSGNWGGSSVAVFKGTEHLYEATKFALWLNTSDEALTALNKSANIYPATTDGLNLASLKEGVEFYGGQAIYDVFAEAASQVNPDFVWGPTMTQTYADVSDGFQKAVTGQGTLLESLQSAQESTISTLKAQAIPVAE
- a CDS encoding DUF4192 family protein, with the translated sequence MTTVLRASDSADFLGIVPALAGFTPRRSVVLLPFQGSRTHGAMRLDLPSGDTDLEAYADAAVGLIARVSGTDAVAVVVYSDEGPESTSDGLVLPVAVAVDELLWRAEDAGLRIVDALCVTPRGWSSYLADEPLLGDLGDLAPVPEVPGLGDVAGDQLAGTALPVADLARKERVARALREIGELLDHDAIGPLTGREGPAALAGIAALADIPAFFEALLEHPDATPVSATGALLWCLDRPVFRDVALAQWATGVDGGIRTLQAQLAFARDGRMISDDLGAVFLGMGPAPDPDRLRLALEVVRYAAAAAPRACRPGPLTAAAWLSWALGRSSHAGHYLDLVRDIDPQYGLAALLRTMVDAAVLPEWTFRRGGAAAAGSAT
- the cls gene encoding cardiolipin synthase → MTAETWGWWIAAFLLVLDLVIRATAIIVIPRNRRPTAAMAWLLAVFFIPFVGVFLFLLIGNPRLPRARRRKQDQINEYIAETSENLHFGTLRPNAPAWFGPVVQMNQKLGALPLSGDNGAHLISDYQESLDEMAEAIRTAQEYVHVEFYILQSDEATDNFFRALEEVCARGVEVRVLLDHWANRWKPRYRETVRRLDAMGADWHLMLPVQPLKGRMQRPDLRNHRKLLVVDGVVAFLGSQNVTDSTYNLPKNIKRGLHWVDLMVRLDGPVVLSVNAIFVADWYSETDTVLEGIDITHADIGSGDLDCQVVPSGPGFEVENNLRLFLGLLYAAKKRIMIVSPYFVPDEALLLAVTAAVDRGVNVELFVSEEGDQAMVYHAQRSYYEVLLKAGVRIWMYRKPYILHTKSLTIDDEVAVIGSSNMDMRSFGLNLEVSMLVRGEEFVTEMREVEDKYRSLSRELTLEEWMQQPLRSTVLDNLARLTSALQ